In Tenebrio molitor chromosome 1, icTenMoli1.1, whole genome shotgun sequence, the sequence atgtaattaggAATGATATAAcctaaataaatgtcaaaattgtcactGTGATTGTGATTATGATTGCGGCGTTGCCGCACTGTGCACTCAACGTAAAATTGTGACATTCGGAAATTATTATGGAAAATgttcgaaaacattttatttatacgaCGTTGAACTGCATCTAGAAGATGCGaaatctaattttatttttaacagcgAGTATTATCTAACGTACGGCCAAAAAAAATCCGTCCCGTCCCAGACTTGGCATTTGAAGGTCACGTCGCAGCTTGACCACCGCTCACCGCTTGACTTTCGATTAATTGAAACAAGTCGGTCTGAAGAAAAAtacgtttatttaaaatatgcgTATAGTACATAATTATCACTATATAAAGGCATCATCCTTGTAAGTATATAAATCCCTGTAAAAATGTTCTGCATAAACCTCGCTCGCTAAGTACTAGTTGACAGTTTAAAATACACCTTTTTCAAAACGATAtgctaaaaattaaaacaagaagacaaacaataaatataaaagatCACAAGGGAATGGTTTTCGTAGATAATACTGCGGTTTGCGAAAACATCTGAATAAATAAGTACTTTGAGGTTAAGCTGGTTGCTTATCACTGCATATTCTTATTGTTTTAATCTCGACGTTAAACCTGCATGGTAGACAGAGGAATCGTCTTAAAATTGGCGATCGACTCTTCCAGCAATGGTCTTTTCTCTTCTTTCTTCTTCCCCGTCTTCTTGATCTTACCTCTGTTAACGACCCCGTCGTCTTCGTCCATCATCCGGATTATCTGCGACTGATCGGACGAATCTATGGGAGCGACGGAGATGTCCCGAACGGCTCTGAATTTACCGCAATTGTTCAAATGTTCGTTTTCCAACCGGAAGAAGTTCCACACGAATCTCCGAAACACCTCCAGAGGGGACAGTATCGACGTCATCAAGTCGCTAGTGACGTAACCCGTTTCGGTCAAGTAAAACGACAAGGCCCAAGCAAACCGCAAGACGAAGTCTTCGACGATGGCGAAGTAGTAGAAGAACTAGAAACAGAAGTGAGCTTTGAAAAAGTCGCGAAGGGTCGAGGAACAAACCGTGGATGAGTAGACGATTTCTTCGCGGAGGAACTTGTTCTCGCCGGCCGACTTATCGAACAGGCCCCAATCCATCTTTATATCCCAAGTGTAGGCGTAGCAAGAGCTGATGATGGACGCGATGATGAACAAGAAGAGGAACGGATTCTGAGATTGATCGGTATAATCgcctacaacaaaaaaaaatcttacatAATATGTACGGCTCTGGGTGGAGGCTTGTCGGGTACGTACTTTTGTACATGGAACGGAGAGTGGAAAATATCACCACGAAGAAGGTTGTCGAGTATTTTCCGGCGTTGACCAAGTGAGGGAAGGCTTCTCTGGTGTCGTGGTAACGGCGCAAGCACTGCGCCAGACGTATCCAGGCTGGAATGCAGTTGACGATTGGTCTGATGATGTAGCTCCTTTCCATGCATTCGCCAGTGTCTCCGGCTTCGGTCCAGTTGTCGCCGTGAATGTAGTAGAAACAAGTCAGGAACTGGAAGTCCAGGAGGGCGTTGGCGAGGCTGTTCAACTGATCGGCCAGCCAAAAATCGGCGAAGCCGACGTGGAAGAAAGGGGCACCCAACATGCGGCCCTGAAATTGGatctcaattttaaatatcccataataaaattaattgggCAGCGGCTGTAGCTGTTAAATCGATGACAGTCGGTGACATTTGACAAATCGGCTATTGTTTTTCAAGGCCCACCGGCCCATCTTTGTTTATTCTATGCCATATTCGAGAACGCCCTCTCTTGTCAGATGACATTTTTTACTCACACAGATCCTGACGAACCAGAACCTGGCGTCGTGTCGGAACACTTTGAGGGGGTTGATCACAAACAGGATCATTATAACGGTCAAGGCCAAAGGGTTGACGTACGGCGGGATGCTCAGACTGGCACTGTACAAGAAACTGAGCAAGCTGAGCGTCCAGACGACACCAAAAATGGCCGCCAGTTCCATCAAGTGTTGCTCGGAGAGGTGGTTCCTGGGATCGAGTTCGAAAATCAGCACGTGATTAACCCCGGAAGACCTCCACCCGTACACGTTCACCCCGATCAGGAACAAAAACTCGACGATCAAAAGCGGTCCCCTGTAGAGGCGGAATGCGATCTTGAGGCTGTCAGTTGCGCCGTCGTGGAAGATTGCTGCAAAGAGGAATTGTGGGGAGGTTTTGACGTTTTGGGGGTAATACCTGACAAGACTACCGCGATCAACAGGACTATGAAGGAACCCGAGAAGAGGCCCACTTTGAAGGTGGTCCAAGGGCTCTGCTGTTCGCCTAAAGGAGGCACTCGCAGTCTCTTCATGGCCTTCTGCCTGTCGCCGCCTTCCAGCTCGTTGGTGACCGCGCTTTCTGTGTCATTGATGAGCTTGTCGATGTCTTTGTTTGTGTAAAAGTGAGAGGTCTCCACGTGTTCCTGTCGCCATTTTGCGCCAACCTCGGTGGACAGCAACTGCAAATTCAAGTACATATTAGCACGCGCGAAAGAAATTACAATCGAAGCGTGTTCGATCAAGCTACAACGTCACTTTAGCACGCCAGGACCCCAAAACCGCCACCGACCTTATCGTGCTTTTTGAGTATCTTCCTGAAGCCAGTGTGGTTGAGAGTTTGGTAGTTTTGCAACAGAATCAAACTCAAGTAGAACTCGCTGAAAGCCAATTTGAGTTCTTGTAGCTTTCTCGCCGGGATGTGTCGTTTGATCTCCGTGTCTCTGCGCTTCCCTTGCCTGATGTGGTCCATCGACGACCTTAGCTCGCTGATCAAATTCGCGAATTTCCTAGTAGCTTCTGCAAACTTCTCTGAATAGAACGTATTGATTTTCTTGAGTTCCTTGTCGCAATAGTGGAAGAACTGCTCGtcgaaatttgcaaaatggcGCGTAAGTACTTCCGGTTCGACGCTCTCGGCCGAGGGGGCCTCTTCCACGGCCATGTAGAGCATCGCCTTCATCTCCTGCAAAACGATTCGATTTTGGCGCAAATTGTAGTACGGCCGCTCGCCAACAGATGACTCGCGTTTTCTAACCTCAATCCAATAGTAGTCGCAGTACaataattaagaaattttggGATTGATAGCGATTCTGATGCGGATTTGAATTTGGAATTTGCAACTGGAGGTCAACGTGCACCTCGATAAGAGTGCTTGAAGCCGATCGCCGAGCTCCGATATGGAGGTGAAATTGCGAGGGTGTGTGGTATTCGGTAATGGTATTTAAGCATAAACCGGGTGATAACTCACCTCGTAGTTGATGTACTGTTTCCTCCATTCCGGAGTGATGTGAGCTGTGAGGTGTTCGGCGAATTTCATGATCTGTGCATCGATAATTCGTGAGCGACCTACGAATAACTGGCTCGTTAACTGCTTGGTCGAATCgcttttatcattgtttatcGTGAACTTTTCATTAAATACAACACCAAGAATAAACAGTTAgccttatttatttatcacatAACAATTACGCTAATCAGAAACACAAAGATCCTTTCATCTTCTGCGAACCGcaaacaatttacattttttcgtaCTCGAACACAGAGATTATTTCTCCTTACAATTATCATTATCAATCAGATTATTGGGTTATCAATCATTGTTCTCACATGCACGAACGAATGACTGTGGCAACTTGAGGCTCGAGTGATGGTCTAAACATctcacataacctcaaactagAATCAAGACTTTTTTTGTGAATAATTATTCAACGAACAATAAAATCATTCTAGGGGATTTGTGACGAAACTGTGAACGTATAAATTGCACAATCAACAATCGATTCTGATGACACAAGGTTCGTGTCCTATTTTTATTGCAGATCAATTACCTATCAATCCAGTTATTATGCAAAAATCAGTGAGATACAGAATTTAACCTTCACCAACGAGAAATTGAAATTGCTGGTATTTAATCCAAGTGCCAAGTCAAATAGCAGgtgtattttttttcgttaaatatttacaagttCCTTTTATGAccctataaaacaataaattgttaaacTAAATAGGTATGCTACTCGCATTGTAAAGTTGCAATAATTTATGAGAAATATGGTTCGCTTTAAATATTTGGAATGAGGAACAGGTCCTCCTATAATTAGCACCTCCGAATGGAGAGACACAACAGCGACAGAGGACAGAGTGTTTCTAAACtggttttaaatttggcggCCATTTTGCAGAGATACCACGTCTACCCATACTCATgtccaattttcattttatacaCAGCGATGCTCTTTCTTCAATTCGTCACTTGTTTTGCAGATGTCGGCGAGAAATCCGCAGGGGTGtcaaaaaaaagtgttttagTTCTTTTTCGTTTAATGTATATAGGTATATATCTCTTGttagaaaaacaaatttacgTTTGTTAATGTAAGTCACCCATGATTAAAATTACGAAATAAACCAACAACAAAAATCTGAGCTTAAAATAATAGCAAAAATACATAGACTCGTATTGATATATCTTTTACAAGTATGTACATCTCAtaatatttcataaatatttaggcTACACTAAGTTGAGCGACCACAGTGAACTcgatttacaaatacataaattGATTGCACAGACCCATCACTTCTGCTGCTTGCTTTCAGCCACGACGATATTCGTGACCGAATGGTCCGAGGGGTTGAATACCCACTGCTTAAAACTACTCTCCACGCCGCCGTTGGTAGAGACTTGCACCACGTTGTCGTCGTGCTTCCGAGGTGGCACCGCGGGCCGACCAGCCCCGCCGAGAACCGGAAGTCCCGACGGAATCTTCGAGTTGCTGCGGATGGACGTGACGGTGACGTTCTTGGTGGGGGGCTTGATCTGGTACTTGGAGTGCGCTACCACGGGGGTGGAGTGGACGGTCGACGACATCAACTCGAGGATGTCCTTGTCGTT encodes:
- the LOC138141189 gene encoding solute carrier family 53 member 1, which gives rise to MKFAEHLTAHITPEWRKQYINYEEMKAMLYMAVEEAPSAESVEPEVLTRHFANFDEQFFHYCDKELKKINTFYSEKFAEATRKFANLISELRSSMDHIRQGKRRDTEIKRHIPARKLQELKLAFSEFYLSLILLQNYQTLNHTGFRKILKKHDKLLSTEVGAKWRQEHVETSHFYTNKDIDKLINDTESAVTNELEGGDRQKAMKRLRVPPLGEQQSPWTTFKVGLFSGSFIVLLIAVVLSAIFHDGATDSLKIAFRLYRGPLLIVEFLFLIGVNVYGWRSSGVNHVLIFELDPRNHLSEQHLMELAAIFGVVWTLSLLSFLYSASLSIPPYVNPLALTVIMILFVINPLKVFRHDARFWFVRICGRMLGAPFFHVGFADFWLADQLNSLANALLDFQFLTCFYYIHGDNWTEAGDTGECMERSYIIRPIVNCIPAWIRLAQCLRRYHDTREAFPHLVNAGKYSTTFFVVIFSTLRSMYKSDYTDQSQNPFLFLFIIASIISSCYAYTWDIKMDWGLFDKSAGENKFLREEIVYSSTFFYYFAIVEDFVLRFAWALSFYLTETGYVTSDLMTSILSPLEVFRRFVWNFFRLENEHLNNCGKFRAVRDISVAPIDSSDQSQIIRMMDEDDGVVNRGKIKKTGKKKEEKRPLLEESIANFKTIPLSTMQV